One Helianthus annuus cultivar XRQ/B chromosome 7, HanXRQr2.0-SUNRISE, whole genome shotgun sequence genomic region harbors:
- the LOC110900102 gene encoding cysteine-rich receptor-like protein kinase 2 — MNMKRQEKSWFPWRLTGLMVLVVFIAMVEPVASQASDRNSTLMRYYCSLYYGRSSTYFLSNLNTTLSSLHRQLAVDRVRYAVARTLLNGESVWGLASCRGYVSNADCVACYDYAVAQLRVCGLGNGAHAFYDDCDVRYENNNFYADANIRAGVVICGNTTSPQQENFRKAVEDLMSDLRTAAPRIPNYYAASTRRVTNGNRTVYAIAQCNLNLSQSVCQECLNSRYSSLDACLPGTNGRAVDNGCFMRYSSTPFFGLNQTTDLTPFLGDDDSSKKWYIIGGVVGGVCFLLLVLAFFLWRLRSKNTSSRPQDKSTGSTDLLQGPAKYSYDDIKVATNSFSDDHRLGGGVFGEVYKGTLKDRKTVAIKKTIMASSRGKTHVDDELKILCNVHHKHLIRLLGYCNKGPFLYLVHEYMDNGSLDQFLYGDKSKNLNWRQRFEIIYGTARGLAYLHEQYHVTIIHRDIKTSNILLDNEFQPKIGDFGLIRLLPEDKTHLSTKLAESMDSGYVAPEYAIHGQLSEKVDTYSFGIVVLEIISGKRCHNVKGDESVGQSLLEHAWNLYDSGTHSNLVDERLDPSEYAIEDVKKIIEIALMCTQSPVSARPAMSEVVTLLSDKSLDEMPVRSTFHEEDIKIKVDALTSVSSNATNSSIQLSGR, encoded by the exons ATGAACATGAAACGGCAGGAAAAAAGCTGGTTCCCTTGGCGGCTAACTGGTCTAATGGTGCTGGTGGTGTTCATAGCCATGGTAGAGCCAGTGGCTTCTCAGGCCAGTGATAGAAATAGCACCCTGATGAGATATTATTGTAGTTTATATTATGGTCGGAGCTCAACGTATTTCTTGAGCAACCTAAACACCACCCTTTCTAGTCTCCATCGGCAGTTAGCGGTCGACCGAGTACGCTACGCTGTTGCGCGCACTTTGCTCAATGGCGAGTCCGTGTGGGGGCTTGCTTCATGTCGGGGTTACGTCTCAAATGCGGATTGTGTTGCTTGTTACGATTATGCTGTCGCTCAGCTAAGGGTATGTGGGCTTGGCAATGGAGCTCATGCTTTCTACGATGATTGCGATGTCAG GTACGAGAATAATAACTTTTATGCTGACGCTAATATCCGGGCTGGTGTGGTAATATGTGGCAATACAACATCACCTCAGCAAGAAAACTTTAGGAAAGCAGTAGAAGATTTGATGTCAGACCTTCGAACTGCTGCACCGAGAATACCAAACTATTATGCCGCTTCAACTAGACGGGTCACTAATGGAAACCGAACTGTGTATGCCATTGCTCAATGTAATCTAAACTTAAGCCAGAGCGTTTGTCAAGAGTGCTTAAACTCCAGATATAGTTCTTTAGATGCTTGTCTTCCTGGCACAAATGGGAGGGCTGTTGACAATGGATGTTTTATGAGGTATTCAAGTACTCCGTTTTTCGGACTAAACCAGACTACTGATCTCACACCTTTCCTGGGAGATG ATGATTCAAGTAAGAAGTGGTACATAATTGGGGGTGTTGTTGGAGGTGTATGTTTTCTGTTGCTGGTACTTGCATTTTTCTTGTGGCGATTACGATCCAAAAACACAAGTAGTCGTCCACAAG ATAAATCAACTGGATCAACGGACTTGCTTCAAGGTCCAGCAAAATACAGCTATGATGATATAAAAGTAGCCACAAATAGTTTCAGTGATGATCACAGACTTGGAGGAGGGGTGTTTGGTGAAGTATATAAG GGCACTCTCAAGGATAGGAAAACAGTTGCAATTAAGAAAACAATTATGGCCTCTAGTAGAGGAAAGACGCATGTTGATGACGAACTTAAGATTTTATGCAACGTTCACCACAAACATCTTATACGCCTTCTTGGATATTGTAACAAAGGGCCATTTTTATATTTGGTCCATGAGTACATGGACAATGGTAGCCTTGATCAGTTCCTCTATG GTGACAAATCAAAGAATCTAAATTGGAGACAAAGGTTTGAAATAATCTATGGGACAGCACGAGGTCTTGCATATCTACATGAGCAGTACCATGTTACCATCATTCACAGGGATATCAAAACCAGCAACATTCTACTTGATAATGAATTTCAGCCCAAAATTGGGGATTTTGGGCTGATTCGACTGTTGCCAGAAGATAAGACTCATCTTAGCACCAAATTGGCAGAATCCAT GGATAGTGGTTACGTTGCACCAGAATACGCCATTCATGGGCAGTTATCTGAGAAAGTAGATACCTACAGCTTTGGTATCGTGGTCCTCGAAATCATTAGTGGGAAGAGGTGTCACAATGTCAAAGGTGATGAATCAGTTGGCCAAAGCCTCCTTGAACAT GCATGGAATTTATATGATAGCGGCACACATTCGAATCTTGTGGATGAAAGACTAGATCCTAGTGAATATGCAATAGAAGATGTAAAGAAGATCATAGAGATAGCATTGATGTGTACTCAGTCACCAGTTTCTGCAAGGCCTGCAATGTCTGAAGTGGTTACACTTTTAAGTGACAAATCACTAGACGAAATGCCAGTAAGGTCTACCTTTCATGAAGAAGACATAAAAATTAAAGTTGATGCATTGACGTCGGTGTCCTCCAATGCCACGAACTCCAGCATTCAGCTCTCTGGTCGTTAA
- the LOC110900103 gene encoding ATP synthase delta chain, chloroplastic: TSEYSPHQSHKLSFSCGLRIQNLSIKLAGTSRRGGGASNAKMADSAAGSYAAALAEGAVANGTLEATLKDLDLVDKLFSNATNFNNFTNPIVSLEDKHALINDITASGKLQIHVCNFLNILIESKQIDLFKEIVKEFELVYNKLTETELAVVSSVVKLEEQHQAQIAKQVQKLTGAKNVRVKTIIDE; encoded by the coding sequence AAACTCTCGTTTTCCTGTGGTTTACGTATCCAAAACCTCTCAATCAAGCTCGCCGGAACCTCACGACGCGGCGGAGGCGCTTCGAACGCAAAAATGGCGGATTCCGCCGCCGGAAGCTACGCTGCAGCACTGGCAGAAGGAGCCGTTGCAAACGGAACGCTAGAAGCAACTCTCAAAGACCTAGATCTGGTCGATAAACTATTTTCCAATGCAACAAACTTCAACAACTTCACGAACCCTATCGTAAGCCTGGAAGACAAACACGCACTCATCAATGACATCACTGCGTCAGGTAAGCTTCAGATTCACGTCTGCAACTTCCTCAACATATTAATCGAGAGCAAACAGATAGATCTGTTTAAGGAGATTGTTAAGGAGTTTGAACTTGTTTACAACAAATTAACTGAAACTGAACTTGCTGTTGTATCGTCGGTTGTGAAGCTTGAAGAACAGCATCAAGCTCAGATTGCGAAACAGGTGCAGAAACTCACTGGAGCGAAGAATGTTCGAGTGAAAACGATTATTGATGAATAG